A window of Geotrypetes seraphini chromosome 16, aGeoSer1.1, whole genome shotgun sequence genomic DNA:
TAGAGtggtgagcgtcgggagcagcgcgggccattcagcatggctctctgcactaaaaactgctagcgcagtttaatagaagagggggttaataagAACATGTTCcttaaaaagtaaatttgaccatgcgACTCCTTTACTTTTAAGCCTTCACTGGCTTACGGTTTAtctcaggattcaatttaaatgtgcatacATTATTTTTagaatcctatatggtattttcattcctcttgttcctctggtatggaatgtttatagattctcctatgcaagaggcatccaacacttcaaactctcccttccttcaagaAAAAGAATTAAAGGAATTAAGAAGATTCAGCCAATCTTTGGTTTTCAAATTctctcaattatggaatgaacttcctctaATTTTAAGGGGTCCTAGTCCTTTTCAAGCTttccgcaaatctttaaaaactttcctaCTTGCTAAACACTTCGGAAACTAGTTCCATTGAAATTCTTGATTTagtattttttaattattgttaatCGAGTTGAACTTCCTTTGGTTGAatacccggtatataaagctaagttttagtttagtctttaaggccttttaaaaaacttttagaaCTGCTGTGCTGATTAACCTGATCTGGTAGGGTTTTCTAAAATTTAGCTGCTTGATATACCCATGTAGAATTAAACATTCTGGTATATTTTAGAGGGCATACTGGCTCTCTATAGTGCTCCTACTGCTCAGATTCCTGTTGATAGAGGATTGTCTCCCAGTTTCGCATTGGATAGGGGTGCCCGTCAGGGATGCCCACTTTTGCCCATTCTTTTTGTCCTCTCTCTGAAGCCTTTAGCTGCTAATGAATATAAGATTAACCTCTTTGCAGATAATATGCTGCTGTGTGTTGAGAATGCTGCAGTGGCAATTTCCAAGTTGGTGTCTCTGATTATTCAATTCAGATCCTTTTCTGGACTCAAAATTAATTTTGATAAGTCAGAGGCGCTGGTGGTTTCTATTGACTGTCCCTCTAGATGGGACTCTCTAGATGGGACCCGTTGTTTCCCCTCGTGTGGTCTCAGGGCACTCTCAAATACCTGGGCATTTATTTGTATTCAGACTTGATGAACAAGTCCACAAGATGAACATTGTGGACAAGCTAGATCACCTTAAAGTGCTATGTAACAGGTGGTGAGACCTTCTGTTATCCTTTTGGGGGAGGGTAGCACTAGTAAAAATGGTAATGCTGCCTAAAATCCTGTACCCTTTGCAGATGCTGCCCATCTGGATTACCAGAGGGGATGAGGGGACCTATTGGGGAATGATCAGTTCATTCATCTGGAGGTCACGTTAAGTACATATCAGCTATCTAAAGCTTGCTCAGGCTTGGGAATGAGGCAGAATAAATCTCCCGGACCTTTGCTTATATAATGTGGAGGTCATGCTGGGTCCATGAAATCCATAGGGGGTATACTCATTTTTTATCCCCTGACTTCAGATTGGACTATACCCACCCCCATTCTGTGTTTAGTATGCTTCGTTCTAGGGGATCCATGGGCAGTGGTCTGAAcggtgatgtcagagggaggaatGTAGGGCTCCCACAGCTCAGCAATCCCCATCAGCTAAGCCaccagctgatggggattccttctgctgtgatcagctgatgggatgcctatgggttttttttccactctttgggggtggagagtaaggggggggggtcatgccttaaatcctccagtggtcttcttgtcagtatGGGCAACTTTGTGGAACTTAAAGGCAACTCAAACAAGATTAACTGTCagtgtctaagttccctctaggaaagctttgattatggctggggtacaTCAAGGTTGAAGCCTGCCCAATTCAGCCCATAACATATCTCCCAACAAGCCCTTTTGCTCTCTGGACGCATAGCAGCTTAGATGTACCGCTGCaaatccagaaagttggttttgattatcggcacttggacgtccctgctattaggatgtccaagtgccaacttagtctgttttttggacattttaaagatTTGAATATGAGCCCCTAAGACTCTACTTTTGAAACTGAGTGAGATAAAAATGGATTCTAGAGTGTACATGACAAGAGATATAGCTCCCAGTtttcacaaggaacagcataatTTATTCAGCTTTACTATTCCTTACAaagaaatttaattaaaaaaattagtcAAAGGAAAAACAATCAAAACTTTATAGAGTAGGTTCAAGAGCAAATGTCAGTCAATGGTAACCAGATGGTTTACACCAGGGTATCCTTTCTTCAATTTCTATTTATCTTCAAAGAAAACACTTCCTACCTCCCAGCTTCTTCATGGCTTTTTTCACCTCCTTGTTTCTGAGAGTATAAATGAAGGGGTTTAAAAAAGGAGTCACAATGGTATAAAAAACAGAGAGGGGTTTGTCAGCTGCAAAGGTCATCGAGGGTCTCATGTAGATGAAGACTGAGGAGCCAAAAAGGAACATGAGCACCAGGACGTGGGAGGCACAGGTAGAGAAAGCTTTCCACCTACCCTCAGCTGAGTGAATTTTTAAGATAGTAGAGATAATAAATGTGTAAGATATGACAACCACCAAGAAGCAAGCAAGGATTAATAATCCGCTATTGAACATATCTACAATTTCAGTGATAACAGAACTAGAGCAAACCAACAAATATAAGGCATGGGTTTCACAAAAGAAATGATCTATCTTATTTGGACCACAGAAGGGCAGATGAATTGTTGGAAAAACTTGTGCGCAGGCATGAATGAGACCTAATGTCCACGTAGAAACCACCATCAGGAGACAGGCTCGTCTGT
This region includes:
- the LOC117350490 gene encoding olfactory receptor 4E2-like; translated protein: MEVRNETRVTEFIFLGLSSNPDLQIVFFMLFLVMYLLTITGNLLILVTIYVDTQLHSPMYFFLSNLSVIDLSFATVTVPRSLVNFMLPSKTISFNDCITQLFFLHFIGGTECLHLTLMAYDRYVAICNPLHYTTVMNRRACLLMVVSTWTLGLIHACAQVFPTIHLPFCGPNKIDHFFCETHALYLLVCSSSVITEIVDMFNSGLLILACFLVVVISYTFIISTILKIHSAEGRWKAFSTCASHVLVLMFLFGSSVFIYMRPSMTFAADKPLSVFYTIVTPFLNPFIYTLRNKEVKKAMKKLGGRKCFL